Within the Xiphophorus couchianus chromosome 17, X_couchianus-1.0, whole genome shotgun sequence genome, the region TCATGTCGCTGAAAGGCCGCCGGAGACCTTTGAGGAATTCCCGGGTGATGAAGCCTCCGCCACGTGCCACAAGGAGGCCATCTTTGTTCATACATGAGGCCAGAAGGGTGAAAAGGGCTTCATAAACCGCATATTTCAAGAGAGTCACCTTcagatgtaaaaagaaaaggtatAAAATCTGCCTAGACGTGGGCTAGCTGCAGAATAAATCACAAGTAGATGATTCTTTTATCAACCTGATCATTCAAATCCAAGCTCTGAAAGCCGGGCACCGCTTTAGCGAACTCTGTTAGCTCTGTGACCGTCTCCACTGAGGTACTCTGGCAGCAGTAGAAGAGCCTGGCCTCAGCCTCCCGTTGCTGGAGCTCCTCACAAACCAGCGCCGGGATTATCTGCCCAGTTTGAAGATGAAGGTCAGGCTCCGCAGACTCAGTCCTTACCATGTGGGCTGCTAACGTCTTCTCGGCAAGCTGAAACGTCTCCATGTCATGGATGATGAAAGGCTGTCGATGAAGACAATGTTTGTAAGTGGTGCATAGTACAGGGCTAAAGGGGATAATTCAGGGTTCTAGGAAGTTCATATTTTTGCTTGCAGTAGCTAACTCTCTTAATTTTAGTATAAAACTAGATTTCttgctgcgacagactggcgacctgtccagggtgtaccccgcctctcgcccggaacgtagctggagataggcaccagcaaccctcccgaccccattagggacaagggtgaacagaaaatggatggatggatggactagATTTCTTGGTCCAAGTTATCGgccattttaattcaattattatgaactgcaaaaacacgaaatcctaccaagtatttttggtctagtttgtagtgcaacattcttagtacacttgaaataagacaaaactaacttacaagtgactttACAGGAACAtctaggagcttgttttaaataaataattccttaatattgattaaaagaacattataagtgaaataatatgccaGTGGAACAACACATTCTTCCCATATAACTTATAACTAGTTATtgttcatcaatattaaggaactagtgacctaaaacaagctcctatggcgttctgaaaagttacatgtaagttaatctagttttatttcaagtgtactgaaatatttgcacaagaaactcgACCAAAAAtgcttagtaagattttgtgtttttgcagtgtttgcaCAAGGAATGCATGTGGGAGGCAGCGCGTCACCGATGAGCTTTATGAGTGAGACACAAGCTGAAAAGAGGAAACTTATATGGTTTCCTCAGTCAGTTACTCAGATGTAGACgtaaagaactttaaaaagcagaaatagtCCATCCAgtatttcagagatttttaaaCGTTCTTACTTTTATACTAACGCTGACTGGGAAAGCCACGTGTTTCATCCATTTCCTGTGCGAACAGTCATGGGTTTCTCTGCAAATAACCATCCAACCCCAACCTGATGTAGGCTTAGAGGTTCTTAAAATGGTGTTACTAGAAACTGGTGGGATGTTTTTTGACAGTGAAGATTATTTCAAGATCATCCACTCTTGTATTGGTCCCTCTCagattagctgttagctttaaagctcaaaatcatttttaacgATACTAAATAAAGACATCAAAGACTTATTTACTACACGTGGCACAAGAATACTTAAAACCTTTATCAGAAATCCCAAATTGTATCTTTCATTTGCAATAAAAAGCGTTCAGTTTTCTTCTTCGTTTACCGGCTGGCTGGTTTTTCCGGTTAGTATGAGCCGCGCTTTTGCTTTGTTCATGTTGAAGTTCTTGATGTAGGCTTCGTGGATCTGTCTGACCAGGATCTTGTGGTCGGCCTTGACCgggtcttcttcttctgtttcaaCAACCTTGCTTTCCTCCTTGAGCTTCAGCTTCTCTGCTTGGGGCATGCGACCAAACCGGATGGCTAGAGGACAGAAGAAGTCCTATTAGTTTCATAACATGCACAGAAACCGGATCAGATTTGAGCAAATACGAGTAAGTTTAAACAATTCTGCTCCGCGTTTCTTTTCTTCGGTGCACCATACGGCGCCTCTCGTGTTTCAACCTGTTTTAAGGGGTCCGTGTAACAAACCCGCTGACCTCCCTGCAGTCACAGCAAGTGACGGACCAGATGTAGACCCGTACTGAACCAGCTGCAACAGGACGTGGTTCTATAAATAACCGGCGGTGTAAAGGATGTAAAAACCCGAGCTAAGTCACAGAGGGACATGTCCCACCGCTGTGAAGAGCACAGGCAGGTTCTGACGGAAAAAGATCTACACTGTCATCCTACATGACTGCTTTCATAAATCTTACAGCTATTACATCTGagcatgttttccttttttttgttcatagtcTGCAGTGATGGGAAATGCAGGGCTCTGACGAAACCTGGAAGTTCTTTCAGCTCTCAGACGGCTACACAGACGTTCTTGCAGCTATTATACAAAATAACATCAAACTGTTTgcaaaattgaattaaaactgCACCTATGTGTCTACAACACCTTTCCTTCCTGATCCATGTTGACGCAACACAGCATGGAGCGACCCAGTACATGCAGCTTAGACAAAGGAAAAtagagaacaaaacagaaaaaaaacacagcagctccCAAACCAACACTTTGTTAGTGTCAAGCATATCGCCAAGCGTTTGTTTCCAATCACACTTTGGGTacatcaggttttttttttaagcaccgATGCCCATATTTAATGATCCTTTTTAGTttgctttattagttttaccattttttaaacattttttgttaaccTGTAATCAGAATTTTGCAAAGTTCTTCAGGTTATTAAAATCATGATGCaactcttctttaaaaaaaaaaaagtaaacacatCAGTTATTTCCATAACAGTAAACTAATtaacaaagtgtttttgtctttaacgTTAatctattgttgtttttacatttgctgAAACGTAAACATAGAAAAACCCACATCATTTATTAGCATTATGTAGTCATTAGTCAGGCTATCTACAAGTAACTGGATTTAAAACAGACTTTACCGTTGTGGGACAtccccacagacacacacttttgGAACCTGCAGTACTGGCATTTGTTTCGATTCTTCTTCAGGATCTTACAGCTGCGTTCACACTTATCGTATTCCAGCTTCAGTCTGATGGTCCTCCGAAAGAAACCCTGATTgagacacacaaaaaatgctgattagccatatttttatttattttttttttaaaaaaatagcctATGCACATTAATACACACACTTAATGTAGCTCTTCCAGCTTctgcatagaaaaaaaactaattaggTCATTCTTATTCTAATTTTGAGCTTCACCACCTTTGCATggtgaattttctttttcaggttcGGCTGTTTAAAGCATCAACAAAGGAACGTCTTCAGCTTAAGAGTGTTAAGTAAGATTTGTCTGTTCCGTTTGTTTCCAAATAAAGCAGTAGAGTCGTAAAGGTCGGATGAAAAAAGTTAATACTCtggttttgtcatttattatgCGACATAAAACAAGTTGGATTTACTTGAATTTCTAAAACTGAATGACTTAAATGCCTGCATCATGCCGGGAAACACAGCAGCACATAATTATTAAGTTagaggaaaatataaataaatccaaaaaataatccccacagcaagatgctgccaccaccatgtttcactgaaCCAAAAAGTTCAAGGATGCATGAACGTCTTAATTTCCACAGAAACGTTTTGCAGACCATGTATCATTCatacatttattaacatttttatcccTTTTAAGATTTAAgagaataataatatatatttttcaattagATAATTCCCTTAATAGTTGAGTACGGTAATCACTCTCTAGCAAATTCCAACAATATACCTGCAGCATCTActtattctgtcatttttaccctcttttgtgtctttattgCCATTATCGCAGGGATGGAaatcaaaacagtaaaaagcCGTAAACACCAATCTTTCCGAGAAAGCTCCCTGATTGGGCGAGACAGGATACAACCCTCCAACACTCACTCAGGGCCCCGAGCCAACACAAGCAAACAGATGTCACACATATGCCAAAGCATATGATCCTCTGATTTACTCTCACCCACACACATCAATGAAACATCAGTCAGGACACTCTGCAGCCCTCACTGTCAAGTAGGGAAAATGAATTTTCTGGCAATATATCTGGAGCCACACGGCCATAAAAACACACCAGCCATCATCCTGCGCAGCATTTTGGCTGCGCTTATGCTGAGGAGCACTTTTGGCACGTCGCTTATTAAAGGTTATTATGTGTCACATATCAacgtttttgtgtcatttttaaccagaaccagctggtttTGTGGGCCAAATCTTCGTGAATGTCGTTAAACGGGAGAGAAGAGGGGGGCATAAAGTTCACCATATGATAGTCATTAGAGAAGGAGTACATGACAACAGAGTTGGGGAAGGGGAGGATAAATGTGTGGTTGTGCAAATATACATGTCTGTGACTGGGGGAACAGAGGAGACCAGAGGCAAATACAGAAATTTTACAtgtagagtaaaaaaaacaaaaaaaaaacactcagtgTTCCTCGAGAGCAAATTTCTCTTCAAGAAAGTAAAAAGATGTAATTAAAAAAGTACATTAACGCTTCAATTTCCAAATCCAACGAGCCTTACCTTGGACAAGACGTCTCAATACCTCAAATTAGTGTAAGTACAAACCACATAGATCCAGAATATTAGAGCAGAGAACCCCGCTTTCCCTGGGTGGGGTTGAACTCTGACAAGTAAAACAATAGAAAGAGCATTCAGAGCTAGCGTGCCGGGATTTTTCCATGATTGCACAACACCGGCCAGAGAAATGTGGGAGCAAAGTGCCACTAGAGTTCACCTCCAGCAGGTTCAGGCTCCACGTCACCAGGCGCCAAATTCGGAGCAGAGGCACTATGACACAGTGGATTACGTGCCGAAACAAGCAGCTGCTCTGGCGACAAGATGAGTGCCGCAGGAGGAGATCCTAAGAGGCGAGTCATAAGACTCCCTTTTGAAGGAACCTCCAAATTAAGCAACTACTAAATCACTAGGATCCACTAGTACTACGTCGttttataagattttatttaaaatcttctgGTATTTAAGAGTTTGTGATGCCATGAGttgtaaaaagatttgcagGGCTTCTGGGagagcccacagcatcacagaacctcTATAAACTaagaaattaatcaattaatcgcattataaattaaaatgagcttgatagTGTCCATTCTGATGTAGGGCAAATTTGTTTAGAGACtttataatctattttatttatggttttggttgtgtgtggtacttatttcctttttagttgttgtgttttagtttgGGTATTTAAAATATCGTCCAGTTCCGGTGTTGTGTGTTcttctaaaattaaagtttaacagtcttcattgtttttgctgttatCAACATATTACTTGATCATcgtgtcaaaacaacaatattatggTTTATCGCGATAATTACTGAGagaatttatcgtccagcaataCTTGTCATTGCGACAGGCCCAAACAGAACCCTTTGGTTCTTTCCCATTGTGAAGAGCGGTTAGCAGAAATGGACGCTTGtgtcatgtcatatttaaaCCCGAGGGAAACGGAAACACcattacaaaaagcaaaaagtaaagCCAAATCTAAAAAGGTCATATAGATGCTCTTATTTTGTAGAGATGTAAAGTTTTGCTTTGGTGATTTTGTAAAAtagtataaaacaaaatgaaaaaagtgttatagtttaatgtgtttttcccACTGTATAAATgagatcaaatcaaaatgagTAATTTTGCCACTTTAATAgaagaataaattatttcaaaaatatcttaaccattgtatttttctgtctgtctctcttgTTTCAAGTTGGTTTCAGTATAACtttaacattaaattacaacccacagaaaaatttattttaccaactgtgttccttttgttttgttgaaatcctcaagataaaagtttaaaaggacATGAAAGAACAGCACACGAAGATttagatcaaaaacaacaaacagacgttttttttccccctctgggTTTCATTCCACGACAAAGTCACACGACCAGACAAACACTGCGGTGTTTATCCGCGTCGGTTTCAACATACTCGCACAGGGATCCAATGACTGCAGCTCCAGGTCTGCCACACACACAACGGTCCCTGTGTCGAAGCTTATTAAATGATCACACTTAGGCATCTTGGCTGAGCTAAACTGTCAACGCTGAAGACTGCTCTccatgtgtgtgagagaggtGACAATTGAACCAAGGGCGCCACATCACCCAACTCACATGACCCGGCTGCCTGCACGCCTCGGAAACTTTCCACTCGGCCTGGAGGTCAGACACCTCTGCAGGACGGGACTGGCATGCGTTTGGATGATGCATGCAGTCGGCCGGTCTTGTTTGCACGTTTCCCCCTCCCGACCCAATGCAGTTCACTGAAACTGGTGGCACTATGTGGCTGTAAAGTTCCCGTTCTTCTTACCTTGCAGCCCTCACACGCGTGCACTCCATAGTGAAAGCCTGAAGCTTTGTCTGTGCACACCCTGCACTCAAGGTTAAGGGGGCCGCTACCCTCGTCTGGACAAAGCGATGCGCCGCACTCCCCAGGCAAAGGACTGGAGGCCGGAGTCAGAGTATCTGCAGAAGAcagaagacaaaagaaatggaTTAAGTAGAGAATATAGGCCTTAAAAAGAGTTTTTAACGAGAATATAATTGAAATTGTACCTTTCAAGGAATTAATATACACCTTTCTCATGGAAATTAAAGAAGCATCCATAGCATTAGCTtactatattattatttattttaacttaagcTCACAATTTGGTGTTTGGATTTTGAATTATAAATAACAACTTTAGTGCTTCATTACCACCTGCTGTCTTTCCAATAGTAAACTAAACTTTACTCTTCTTTCCATTGACCTAATAATCTCTCTGGCTTTGTACAATGTTGACTTTAAGGTTAGCATAAACATATCAAAGTCTTGGTGTGCTCCATCTGAGTTTCAAGTTTCAAGTCAAACTAATGTGTCCTGGAGCCTCAATTCCAATTTGAAGAGTTGTGGGTACACCAAAAAACAGAGCTTAgcttttttctaaaagaattATGTCACCACTAGGCACCTCTGGtaattaacttaatttattagttaattaacattaacttcCAGCTTCTGAAGTTTTAAGCTTTGGGCATTGTTTCAGTGCCATTTTTTACCAAATGGGATGGAGCTGCTGGGCCCAGAACCAGTGGTTTGGTATTCTGGGAAATCAAATCCCAGTGAGTCATCTTCTATTGATTGGGAAAAGTCAGGAAGATTCCCTATCAGGTCTCCACACAGCGGACTGTCCAGGAGGGATTCCCCAAGAGGCGATGGGGGGCTGTAGAGTTCGGCTGCCATGTTGGAGATCGGGGATCCAAACTTATAGGGATTACCCATCACTCTCCAGACTGTAACAGAACGGCAGGGAAGGCAAGGTTAAACAAGATCCTTAATCAAAAATGGCTGCATTTTAAACCACCCATTGGACAACTTTAGGGGGATTAACCTCGCAACTGAAACAAAGACAGTAACTGATTTTTCTGGCCACATGGGGTTAAATAACAATGCTTTCAGATAATAAAATGCTGTGGTTTGGTGACGTAAGCGTCAACAGCTCATTATGTACCCATTCATTTATGTTCTTTACCTGCCTAATCCTGTTCAGGATCTCAAACGATCTGGCCTTTCTCTTGTTTATATAACATGCTAACTTCCTGTAGCATCTTActctattttatttacagtgcaATATAATTTGCACTGAAATGCTAACAAATCTACAGAACAACTTCAGTTCACATATCTGAACAAACATTTCACGAATTAACGCTGGAACGCGCTGCCTCTTTGGACTCTTGTGTCGAGACGTTGACAACGTGATTGATCAACGCCGGCTTGTTCTTGTTTATCTAGTctgttttgctgcatttcagAAGGCAAGTCCTGACAGATCGCTACAGTTGGGTAACGTCAGAATGAAAGTGTGTCTGTGAATGTAGAGCGTCGTAGAATATATGGAGCACAGAGCATATGGTGAAAACGTGAGACAGCTGTTGGTCAGCAAAGAGGCTTTGATGTGAAGAATCTGCCCGCTGGCTGACTGAGGCGTCAGACTGTCAGCAGACATTTCCCAATAGCTATGTCTGGAAGCAAGTTCACAAAGTTTGCTTTATTGCATGTTTGGCCGCCCTTTACACAACTAGTCTTGCGACAGTCAATAATCAAAGCTTATCATTTTAAAAGGAGGTTCGAATTTGAGGAAAACACCATTTTTGGATCTTAAATAACCAATATTTGCCCTAGTTGAAAGATGGCAAACAGTATTGCTACCCTGTCCTGTACTAACCAATACTAAAGTGCCCTGCAGAGGACAGTGAGAGGAGCCAAGGGTCACTGGGATATTTGTAGCTGTGTAcacaatatttctgtttacaaAATATAACAGGATGTTTTgtactaaaaatacaatatttcatacttttatagctttgattgtttaatatcTATGTCTAAGAAAACATATGCGGGGTAACCTTTGTTGCCGACAATGCGTCAATTTACTcaccattttgttttagtttgatcaGTGTTagtaatttgtcatttttcataatGGCTCCATCAAAGGGCAACtgaaccataaaaaaaaagaggattaaGGTGCAAAATTATGAGATTTGCTCAATTTCTTATCTCTTCATGAAAACACTTCACTACATGTAAATAGGAAGagacaaaaactacaaaacaaaagtacaaatgGGCAAAACAAGTCGACTATTCTTTGATAAGGATCTGTTTCATACTTCTGCAGGGCTTTGAACATCAACTTATTTGATCAGTTCTGCTTTGCTGCGTGCTACTTGATGAAGTCTACATTGTTTCTGAAAAACGGTGAGTAAAGCTGCAACatcttcaacgtctctctgcgCCGTAAAATTACTAAACAATTCACCGGCTGAGTTTCGACCATGCTGAGTGACTATACTTCCCTTTCTCTGGACGACTCCGGCTCTTTCCCCTAACGTTTCCCCATCACCTCAGAAAGCCATTGTGTTTCACCTCCCCTGAGGAACACCAATCCCAGTGAGCTCTATCTTTAGAGCCACAGAAGTGGAAACAGAAGCTGTGGTGTCTGAATCCTGCTGCACTCAACAAAGCACGTTACCAGATGACACAAAGGATACTGACTGATAATCAACAACTGCTGAACTGCAGCTTACTTGATATTTAAGATCAAAGACTGTCAAGAACAGAATCTGTGTGCTCTTG harbors:
- the pparaa gene encoding peroxisome proliferator-activated receptor alpha a; amino-acid sequence: MGNPYKFGSPISNMAAELYSPPSPLGESLLDSPLCGDLIGNLPDFSQSIEDDSLGFDFPEYQTTGSGPSSSIPFDTLTPASSPLPGECGASLCPDEGSGPLNLECRVCTDKASGFHYGVHACEGCKGFFRRTIRLKLEYDKCERSCKILKKNRNKCQYCRFQKCVSVGMSHNAIRFGRMPQAEKLKLKEESKVVETEEEDPVKADHKILVRQIHEAYIKNFNMNKAKARLILTGKTSQPPFIIHDMETFQLAEKTLAAHMVRTESAEPDLHLQTGQIIPALVCEELQQREAEARLFYCCQSTSVETVTELTEFAKAVPGFQSLDLNDQVTLLKYAVYEALFTLLASCMNKDGLLVARGGGFITREFLKGLRRPFSDMMEPKFQFATRFNSLDLDDSDLALFVAAIICCGDRPGLVDVPLVEQLQESIIQALRLHLLANHPGDAFLFPRLLQKLADLRELVTEHAQLVQDIKTTEDTSLHPLLQEIYRDMY